The Triticum aestivum cultivar Chinese Spring chromosome 7B, IWGSC CS RefSeq v2.1, whole genome shotgun sequence genome window below encodes:
- the LOC123159035 gene encoding transcription elongation factor 1 homolog, translating into MGKRKSAAKPPPKKRMDKLDTVFSCPFCNHGSSVECRIDMKNLIGEANCRICQESFSTTVNALTEPIDIYSEWIDECERVNTVEDDDGA; encoded by the exons ATGGGGAAGAGAAAGTCAGCTGCTAAGCCACCCCCTAAGAAGCGGATGGACAAGCTCGACACGGTCTTTTCCTGCCCGTTCTGCAATCATGGGAGCAGTGTTGAATGCCGAAT tGATATGAAGAATCTGATTGGTGAGGCTAACTGTCGAATCTGCCAGGAAAGCTTCAGCACCACCGTAAATG CGCTGACTGAGCCTATTGATAT ATACAGCGAATGGATCGATGAGTGCGAGCGCGTCAACACTGTCGAAGATGATGATGGTGCATGA